A stretch of Podospora bellae-mahoneyi strain CBS 112042 chromosome 5, whole genome shotgun sequence DNA encodes these proteins:
- a CDS encoding hypothetical protein (EggNog:ENOG503NV0R; COG:S) has protein sequence MAPSLFNFKELRRRSRQSFRTERSTDTSSDASNGTTPTSGSSTPPSIGQQSDPALNLQLADKFLSPSSAGLSRPSAQPYPNGGSNRYSVSGMAGLGSPVSNGGKGPSLPVSQYSPRITNVPDNSWAYQKILLVYGTVGDPSQQSVDGTVTVSRLDDNFPPVSWPVCNSHFKALVYMMPGANRLRFDFSSPKLANSGSSNPIHASYLTVHMIPPVAAPPLQLAILLAKDSPGTFDAVPARIEREGNGLDTAVRKLRMAAYLWQAFTAEQMWRNKFGRRTFRFEEEWTTGTVNQRDRENGTMRSEARVHVIRTDKTLAELRDLNRAQQNPNASDSGGLYGIAADAVRDYFKPLPGQKLYVSVLLLDAHWDTASKTIVGHAALGGNVGDLHLGVFGSHCLQSYPTSFEEVVPAFTDCTPTDTNHVGNDCNDAGSSWEAANIGIGAHMHETGHLFGLPHQESGVMLRDYVTLNRTFVSREAYSTRTRSKGGPVTQEDECTWHRLDCLRFRSHPCFRLPNDMVLNSDDSVQAWPVDGLTVMAATGVSFIEIFGEGDDVCHSWIEYPAENGSVQRSVTLSEQDLRSRLPEGKRKGPIKLAIKSHGGGSLDIDDYSKFCSTKSCLKLPSALPGIPKNAYRGKKLGVSQLEGSQPHEFIFTSALRQDRVLSRIIFYHGLAVDGLEFVYDDDSRQLFGKRGGKEGGDTFDMDIRRGEYITGFFVRSGFWVDAIQVLTSLGRRSPLFGNAHGGDAHTLIPPRGYNICGVTGSCGSWVDGFSVIVTR, from the exons ATGGCTCCGTCCCTCTTCAACTTTAAGGAACTGCGGAGGCGGTCCAGGCAAAGCTTCCGGACCGAACGATCGACCGATACGTCTAGCGACGCCAGTAACGGTACTACTCCTACTTCCGGGTCCTCGACGCCGCCATCGATCGGCCAGCAATCCGATCCCGCTTTGAATCTGCAATTGGCAGACAAATTCCTCTCCCCGTCCTCTGCCGGTCTCTCACGCCCATCAGCCCAGCCATACCCCAACGGTGGCAGCAACCGATACAGCGTATCAGGCATGGCAGGTCTTGGGTCACCTGTTTCAAACGGCGGGAAGGGCCCAAGTTTGCCGGTGTCCCAGTACTCGCCCCGGATCACAAATGTGCCAGACAATTCCTGG GCATATCAAAAGATTTTGTTGGTCTATGGTACAGTTGGCGACCCCTCTCAACAGTCGGTTGACGGGACAGTCACTGTGAGCCGCTTGGACGACAACTTCCCTCCAGTCTCGTGGCCAGTATGCAACTCCCACTTCAAGGCACTTGTTTACATGATGCCCGGCGCCAATCGCCTGCGCTTTGACTTCTCTAGCCCCAAGCTTGCCAACAGTGGATCTTCCAACCCTATTCACGCTTCCTACTTGACGGTTCATATGATTCCTCCGGTTGCTGCACCACCACTGCAGCTTGCCATACTGTTGGCAAAGGATTCACCAGGCACGTTCGATGCAGTCCCGGCCAGGATCGAGAGGGAGGGTAATGGCCTCGACACGGCGGTCCGCAAGCTCCGCATGGCTGCGTACCTGTGGCAAGCCTTTACTGCGGAACAGATGTGGCGCAACAAATTCGGCCGTCGCACTTTtaggtttgaggaggagtggaCGACAGGCACGGTCAACCAACGAGACAGGGAAAATGGGACGATGCGCTCCGAGGCGCGTGTTCATGTCATCCGAACCGACAAAACACTGGCAGAGCTACGGGATCTGAACAGGGCACAGCAGAATCCTAATGCATCCGACTCAGGGGGCCTATATGGCATTGCCGCCGACGCTGTGCGCGACTATTTCAAACCGCTACCCGGACAAAAGTTGTACGTGTCGGTTCTCCTGCTCGATGCCCATTGGGACACGGCCTCCAAGACAATCGTGGGACATGCTGCGCTGGGCGGAAATGTTGGCGATCTGCACCTGGGTGTGTTTGGGTCTCATTGCCTCCAGAGCTACCCAACGAGCTTCGAGGAGGTTGTCCCTGCTTTTACCGACTGTACGCCTACAGACACGAACCATGTGGGCAACGACTGCAATGATGCCGGGAGCTCGTGGGAGGCGGCCAACATAGGAATCGGCGCCCACATGCACGAAACCGGGCACCTCTTTGGCTTGCCACACCAGGAGAGCGGGGTCATGCTGAGGGACTACGTTACGCTGAATCGTACGTTTGTCTCCCGCGAAGCATACTCGACCCGAACGCGGTCCAAGGGCGGTCCCGTGACACAGGAGGACGAGTGCACCTGGCACCGTCTGGACTGTCTACGCTTTCGCAGCCACCCGTGCTTCCGACTGCCAAACGACATGGTGCTGAATTCAGATGACAGCGTGCAGGCATGGCCGGTAGATGGTCTGACCGTCATGGCAGCCACGGGTGTGTCGTTCATCGAAATCTTTGGCGAAGGGGATGACGTGTGTCACAGTTGGATCGAGTACCCCGCCGAAAATGGCAGTGTCCAACGGTCAGTCACGCTGAGCGAGCAGGACTTGCGAAGCCGACTGCCCGAAGGCAAGCGGAAGGGACCCATCAAGCTGGCGATTAAGTCCCACGGCGGTGGCTCATTGGATATTGACGACTACAGCAAGTTCTGTTCGACCAAGTCTTGTCTGAAACTCCCAAGCGCTCTTCCTGGGATTCCCAAGAATGCCTACCGTGGCAAGAAGCTGGGAGTGTCGCAACTGGAGGGTAGCCAGCCTCATGAATTTATCTTCACCAGTGCTTTGAGACAAGACCGGGTCTTGTCACGTATTATCTTTTACCACGGCTTGGCTGTGGATGGCTTGGAGTTTGTTTATGACGATGATTCAAGACAATTGTTTGGCAAGAGAGGcggaaaagaagggggagacacTTTTGATATGG ATATTCGCCGTGGTGAATACATTACCGGCTTTTTTGTTCGCTCTGGCTTTTGGGTGGACGCTATTCAGGTCTTAACAAGTTTGGGGAGAAGATCGCCATTGTTTGGTAATGCCCACGGAGGCGATGC CCACACACTGATACCCCCCAGAGGCTACAACATCTGCGGTGTCACCGGTAGCTGCGGCTCCTGGGTGGACGGCTTTTCCGTTATCGTCACGAGATGA
- a CDS encoding hypothetical protein (EggNog:ENOG503P4UT), with translation MITHSPLTPPLTLTYTMAHLLNNTAIFSPSVARAAASAAKDWSYIDTWLARKFPSNRPPPPFERNADTLKALLALAAANEAADEERALLLRFEAETLAQLQKHQPKDDLLTTSRESILTSLEDSLTREGSTALTSLAQLSLQLNSSPSPNPVSLASELLSLQSQLAELEQTLARIDVLTSYISSESEALSKLSSEIDARPRPSSSHSEEENNNNNLDDNSNTATKKSEGYHPHPSLAKSNLAAQRRIKTLAARVQELFAHASPNPSADRDQSVSIQEIHAQEQAYLRLLQQKKELDAQLAGFAGLPHDIDAAREELENLRIELTRVTERRDSVFEGLVERETPKKGRSGTIGRR, from the coding sequence ATGATCACACATTCCCCGCTCACACCTCCTCTCACACTCACTTACACAATGGCTCACCTCCTgaacaacaccgccatcTTCTCACCATCCGTCGCCCGCGCAGCCGCCTCCGCAGCCAAAGACTGGTCATACATCGACACCTGGCTCGCCCGCAAATTCCCCTCCAACcgtccccctccaccattcGAGCGCAATGCCGACACTCTCAAAGCCCTCCTGGCCCTCGCTGCTGCCAACGAAGCCGCAGACGAGGAGCGTGCTTTGCTTCTCCGTTTCGAGGCCGAGACCCTCgcccaactccaaaaacaccaacccaaagacgacctcctcaccacaaGCCGTGAATCCATTCTCACCTCTCTCGAGGACTCACTCACCCGTGAAGGATCAACAGCCCtaacctccctcgcccaactCTCCCTCCAactcaactcctccccctcccccaacccagtcTCTTTAGCATCAGAGCTCTTGTCCCTCCAATCTCAACTGGCAGAGCTAGAACAAACCCTCGCCAGAATCGACGTCTTGACTTCGTACATCTCCTCCGAGTCAGAGGCGCTCTCAAAGTTATCATCCGAAATCGACGCCCGCCCTCGACCATCGTCGTCACATtcggaagaagaaaacaacaaTAATAACCTtgacgacaacagcaacacagcCACCAAGAAAAGTGAGGGctaccacccccatccctcgCTCGCAAAGTCAAACCTGGCTGCTCAGCGCCGGATCAAGACCCTTGCGGCCCGTGTTCAGGAACTGTTTGCGCATGCATCCCCCAATCCATCCGCTGATAGAGATCAGAGTGTAAGCATTCAGGAGATTCATGCCCAAGAGCAGGCGTATCTGCGTTTGttgcagcagaagaaggaaTTGGATGCCCAGCTGGCTGGGTTTGCTGGATTGCCGCATGATATTGACGCTGCGAGGGAAGAGTTGGAGAATTTGAGGATTGAGTTGACGAGAGTGACTGAGAGGAGGGATAGTGtgtttgaggggttggtggaaaGAGAGACGccaaagaaggggaggagcgGAACAattgggaggaggtga
- a CDS encoding hypothetical protein (EggNog:ENOG503NX6E; COG:S) encodes MQPGNMMSSPLKIHPEEVAGKVLKRAEISKMARRLQNRLALAQFKTKHGLEDLTLDKIEPRFEDRIRRNRYPDGDILSDSSSSASDLPYPSRTLMSSPLKAPIFSDAIMSSNGSTGHRKRTYVASFDHTMSSPSKRFRQSPTAHRSFSHPLWKDSEHQLTQSSPMKPKRQQHFTTSAGPDLSFYAGSKQISDVYVSTNYAANSDDDDDLPIQSFQARNSIRISPPRTPPMRSRSLMKKPRDRQSAADNDNAVNNKTGQEGADLLLYLAASPSPAQPRTNNRLMEPPSTPPPKKNNLALPSSMMTTPGGGNPFPATPGMNAFNFEDFVHMTPSPAQKPWKTPLGMGGRTPASVARRRLTFDDTTA; translated from the exons ATGCAACCCGGCAACATGATGTCGTCGCCGTTGAAGATACATCCCGAGGAGGTTGCGGGCAAGGTGCTCAAGAGGGCTGAAATCAGCAAG ATGGCCAGGAGACTGCAGAACCGCCTCGCTCTTGCCCAATTCAAAACGAAGCATGGGCTCGAAGACCTGACCCTCGATAAGATCGAGCCTAGGTTCGAGGACAGGATACGGCGCAACCGCTATCCCGACGGTGATATCTTGTCCGACTCCTCTTCAAGCGCGTCCGACCTCCCGTACCCCTCGAGAACATTGATGAGCTCCCCGCTCAAGGCGCCCATCTTTTCCGATGCTATCATGTCCAGCAATGGCAGCACCGGTCACCGAAAGCGCACATATGTCGCATCTTTTGATCACACCATGTCGAGTCCAAGCAAACGCTTTCGCCAGTCCCCCACCGCCCACAGATCCTTCAGCCACCCCCTGTGGAAAGACTCTGAACACCAGCTCACTCAGTCATCACCCATGAAACCGAAGCGACAGCAACActtcaccacctcggccGGTCCCGATCTGTCGTTTTATGCAGGCTCCAAACAAATCAGCGACGTTTACGTTTCTACAAACTATGCCGCCAATtccgatgacgatgatgacctccccatccaatCCTTCCAGGCCAGAAACAGCATCCGCATATCACCACCCCGAACCCCACCAATGCGCAGCCGCAGCCTCATGAAGAAGCCCAGAGACAGGCAATCAGCAGCGGACAATGACAATGCGGTGAACAACAAGACGGGCCAGGAAGGTGCCGACCTCTTGTTGTACCTCGccgcctcgccctccccgGCTCAACCCCGAACCAACAATCGGCTGATGGAACCCCCttccactccaccaccaaagaagaACAACTTGGCGCTTCCATCCTCGATGATGACCACCCCGGGCGGAGgcaaccccttccccgccaCACCCGGCATGAACGCCTTCAACTTTGAAGACTTTGTGCACATGACGCCGAGCCCGGCGCAAAAGCCGTGGAAGACTCCGCTCGGAATGGGCGGCAGGACGCCGGCGAGTgtggcgaggagaaggcttACGTTTGATGATACGACTGCTTGA
- a CDS encoding hypothetical protein (EggNog:ENOG503NXUJ; COG:S), whose product MVQPGIGGLDTPRTNIGDATYLGRQPDFDLSQELSDFQSPSKDANLLQQLRNGGRPTLKTPRGGRGPLRDRQNLPGFGGNEFTPLLKSATRNSARRYGAGKENGLGRASTLNFLNRIDEDMTPLPAGETSMYLGSRNTSSIEHTPLPEVDSSSVASTPLVMRRRDNSGKGPLEDGNQLSLREQENVIDRIEKENFGLKLKIHFLEEALRKAGPGFSEAALKENTELKVDKVTMQRELQRYKKHLTSAEKDLETYRQQIVEVQEKAKKKYATEDQGAELERLRQALEDKETEVDKLQRRIEEEQKEQDKVGNLQDEITDLEHDLRRKDDVITQQEDEIEDLKDKVTEFEEKLKETQRRMLEMEEKAKDSDRLHEAKDTIEDLEHNVRRLEQQVDDMKDKLQDAVAEKERAENDLEELQEEMANKSVVTKGLSRQVEEKVSRLQAEVDKARQECAVVAEEREVQQREMETLRAKLKEAREERDSAERLRLAIEGQLNEEQGSQRKEFDELRMQLKSARQERDDAEQIRLSLEAKLDQAQADLNMRADEKNLLQIRHDALTSESVSLLGEVQNLQKAVEELEESLEREQQHALNMERDIQSQYKDEIDRLNDEISDLQAECREKDNLYDNDSEKWETERHQLQAEKQRAEERAAGLQKTIDKLRDTEGALSSKESKLQEALQSETERHKKDELLLKVQIEQLRSDLNARQSMLEELRHELSAVKDELRQSQLDCQAQQEKIEALEDEVEVLQATIDEESERARVELEQHQDECDQLRHEINLLQIKADSAQASSTATRESTKQTNDNVARLKFQLADATEKVSQLTKERRTLQERSTTLDAELQSVRAALEETRAERDELEAQINGFKGQHGADTFKIDQERLDLRVTRTKLEAELRRLKEENKALAERKQEVERSLESEIEKAAAEEDRLGDEIRQLQAKLRQSTDSQELASLRRTIREMERRVQDYETQLAAPQLPAQGLDGNSELSFLQKELSAARKKEIEQLKSEASQKDTIKSLKRQISELERKAHEAEIKRFASSPSSQGGSTQKSEISELRHQLSTAAQSVHDLKKALREAERKAEASARELETQLEEIEDEKLLLEQALDDAQLAAEESAAAHEEALKKHKAKMERYKSERDQLAAAIREQQHLNGNDTNHSEMSLEERRDLHKMLRESQLTADKLDRELREHREALDELMDVEISLRKKLERARNERAAYRTSAEKLQKDFKKLQAEKDKAVAEAMAATEERALVRVTKGSVDTDAIIRAAEAAERRHEKEIRGMVMQMEWLKACWDREAKLRKDAAFAKKYLLLEVQIRDACNKADLAIINRIRAELNPSNRNALSQLSSVRRSSGQSHLPTGDSNAMVLYKQPKPPATRLKRALTAVRFIVRMQMGAKDWQKHEKVRQRLADCVEEMQREERIRKMRDQWRKQVKKTTSSPAGKAVLG is encoded by the exons ATGGTGCAGCCAGGCATTGGCGGTCTCGACACGCCACGAACCAACATTGGAGACGCGACATACCTTGGACGCCAGCCAGACTTTGACCTCTCCCAAGAACTGTCAGATTTCCAGTCACCATCCAAAGATGCGAATTTATTACAACAACTCCGTAATGGCGGCCGACCGACCCTCAAGACCCCACGCGGTGGTCGAGGTCCTCTGAGGGATCGACAAAACCTCCCCGGATTTGGAGGCAACGAgttcacccccctcctcaagtcTGCGACCCGAAACAGTGCCAGAAGGTATGGCGCTGGCAAGGAAAATGGGCTGGGCCGGGCCTCGACTctcaacttcctcaacaGAATCGACGAAGATATGACGCCTCTGCCCGCCGGCGAGACTAGCATGTACCTTGGCTCTCGGAACACGTCGTCGATCGAACACACGCCTCTCCCCGAAGTGGACAGTAGTAGTGTTGCATCCACTCCGCTGGTCATGAGGCGGCGCGACAACAGTGGCAAGGGCCCACTCGAAGACGGCAACCAGCTCTCGTTACGTGAGCAAGAAAACGTGATCGACAGGATAGAAAAGGAAAACTTTGGCCTCAAGCTCAAGATTCactttttggaggaggcgttgCGCAAGGCCGGGCCGGGATTCAGCGAAGCCGCTCTCAAGGAGAACACGGAGCTCAAAGTCGACAAGGTCACCATGCAACGAGAGCTCCAACGGTACAAGAAACATCTTACTTCAGCCGAGAAGGACCTCGAGACATACCGACAACAGATTGTCGAGGTacaagaaaaagcaaaaaagaagTACGCCACCGAGGATCAAGGTGCCGAGCTGGAGCGACTTAGGCAGGCGCTGGAAGACAAGGAGACCGAGGTGGATAAACTTCAGAGGCGGATAGAGGAGGAACAAAAGGAGCAGGACAAGGTAGGGAATTTGCAGGACGAAATCACCGACCTTGAACATGACCTTCGAAGAAAAGACGACGTCATTACACAGCAGGAGGACGAGATTGAGGATCTGAAAGACAAGGTGaccgagtttgaggagaagCTTAAGGAGACACAACGGCGCAtgctggagatggaggaaAAGGCAAAAGACTCGGACCGTCTTCATGAGGCCAAGGACACCATCGAGGATCTAGAACACAACGTACGGCGGCTGGAACAGCAAGTCGATGATATGAAGGACAAACTTCAGGACGCAGTGGCCGAAAAAGAACGAGCCGAGAATGacctggaggagctgcaaGAAGAAATGGCAAACAAGTCTGTAGTAACCAAGGGTCTCTCTCGTCaagtggaagaaaaggtgtcGCGCCTGCAGGCTGAAGTCGACAAAGCTCGACAGGAGTGCGCCGTCGTGGCGGAGGAACGTGAGGTTCAGCAAAGGGAGATGGAGACCCTGCGGGCAAAGCTCAAGGAGGCTCGTGAGGAGCGCGATTCTGCTGAACGTCTTCGTCTAGCCATCGAGGGCCAGTTGAACGAGGAACAGGGGTCACAACGAAAAGAGTTTGATGAGCTCCGGATGCAGCTCAAATCTGCACGACAGGAGCGAGACGATGCCGAGCAAATCCGCCTATCTCTTGAGGCGAAGCTGGACCAGGCACAGGCCGACCTCAACATGCGCGCCGATGAAAAGAATCTCCTTCAGATCCGTCATGATGCCCTGACCAGTGAATCTGTTTCTCTCCTAGGGGAAGTCCAAAATCTCCAGAaagcggtggaggagctcgaggaaaGTTTGGAACGGGAACAGCAGCATGCTCTTAACATGGAGCGCGATATCCAGAGCCAGTATAAGGACGAAATCGACCGCTTGAACGATGAGATCTCCGACCTCCAGGCCGAATGCCGCGAAAAGGATAACCTGTACGACAATGACAGCGAAAAATGGGAAACGGAGCGTCATCAACTCCAGGCAGAAAAACAGCGGGCCGAGGAGCGGGCTGCTGGTCTCCAGAAGACCATCGACAAGCTACGGGACACCGAGGGTGCTTTGTCGAGCAAAGAGTCAAAGCTTCAAGAAGCTCTACAAAGCGAGACAGAACGCCACAAGAAAGATGAGCTGCTTTTGAAGGTGCAGATTGAACAGCTCCGTTCAGACCTCAATGCCAGACAGTCcatgctggaggagcttCGCCACGAACTATCTGCTGTCAAGGATGAGCTCCGGCAATCTCAGTTGGATTGCCAAGCGCAGCAGGAAAAGATAGAAGCactcgaggatgaggttgaagttTTGCAGGCCACCATCGATGAAGAGTCGGAGAGGGCACGCGTCGAACTGGAACAGCACCAAGATGAATGTGATCAACTAAGGCACGAGATCAACTTGCTCCAGATAAAGGCCGATTCCGCTCAGGCATCTTCCACCGCGACCCGAGAGTCTACAAAGCAGACAAATGACAATGTGGCACGCCTCAAGTTCCAGCTTGCCGATGCTACGGAGAAGGTATCCCAGCTCACAAAGGAGCGGAGGACCCTTCAGGAGCGTTCTACAACTCTGGACGCTGAGCTCCAGTCTGTCCGGGCGGCTCTTGAAGAGACGAGAGCGGAGCGTGATGAATTGGAGGCCCAAATCAACGGTTTCAAAGGGCAACATGGTGCAGACACTTTCAAAATCGACCAAGAGAGACTGGACCTCCGTGTCACCAGGACAAAGTTGGAAGCCGAATTACGCCGCTTGAAAGAGGAAAACAAGGCCTTGGCAGAGCGGAAGCAAGAGGTGGAAAGATCTTTGGAAAGTGAGATTGAGAAGGCTGCAGCTGAGGAGGATCGCCTTGGAGATGAGATCCGCCAACTACAGGCCAAGCTACGTCAGTCTACAGACAGCCAGGAGCTTGCCAGCCTTCGCCGAACCATCCGTGAGATGGAGCGCCGTGTACAAGACTACGAAACCCAGCTTGCCGCTCCACAGTTGCCAGCTCAGGGACTTGATGGTAACAGTGAACTCTCGTTCCTCCAAAAAGAGCTCTCGGCAGCAAGGAAGAAGGAAATTGAGCAGCTCAAGTCGGAGGCCTCGCAAAAGGACACCATTAAGTCACTCAAGCGGCAAATCTCTGAACTAGAACGGAAGGCTCATGAAGCAGAGATCAAAAGGTTTGCctcttcgccatcttcacAGGGCGGTTCCACCCAGAAGAGTGAGATATCAGAACTCCGTCACCAACTCTCCACGGCCGCTCAGTCAGTACACGATCTCAAGAAAGCTCTGCGAGAAGCCGAACGCAAGGCCGAGGCCTCTGCTCGTGAGCTAGAGACCCAGCTTGAAGAGATCGAAGACGAGAAACTTCTCCTTGAGCAAGCGCTTGATGACGCCCAACTCGCCGCGGAAGAGTCGGCTGCTGCCCATGAAGAAGCCCTCAAGAAGCACAAggccaagatggagagaTACAAGAGTGAACGTGATCAACTGGCCGCTGCCATTCGTGAGCAGCAGCACTTGAACGGCAATGACACCAACCACAGCGAAATGTCCCTTGAGGAGCGCCGTGACTTGCACAAGATGCTCCGCGAGTCTCAGCTCACTGCCGACAAGCTTGATCGCGAATTGCGCGAGCACCGTGAGGCGTTGGATGAGCTTATGGATGTTGAGATCTCACTGCGGAAGAAGCTAGAACGGGCAAGGAATGAGAGGGCGGCCTACAGAACCAGCGCCGAGAAGCTCCAGAAGGATttcaagaagctccaggcGGAAAAGGACAAGGCTGTGGCGGAAGCAATGGCGGCAACCGAGGAGCGTGCTCTGGTTCGCGTTACTAAGGGTAGTGTGGACACTGATGCGATCATCAGAGCCGCCGAAGCAGCGGAGAGGAGGCATGAGAAGGAAATCAGGGGCATGGTCATGCAGATGGAGTGGCTCAAAGCCTGCTGGGACCGGGAGGCCAAGCTGAGGAAGGATGCGGCGTTTGCAAAGAAGTATCTGCTCCTGGAGGTGCAGATCAGGGATGCTTG caacaaggcTGACTTGGCGATCATCAACCGGATACGGGCTGAGCTTAACCCTTCGAATCGTAATGCTCTTTCCCAGCTGAGCTCTGTTAGACGGTCGTCAGGCCAATCACACCTGCCAACCGGTGACAGCAATGCCATGGTTCTTTACAAgcaacccaaaccaccagcaacaaggcTGAAACGGGCTCTCACCGCTGTCAGATTCATAGTGCGGATGCAGATGGGTGCCAAGGATTGGCAGAAGCATGAGAAGGTCCGACAGAGGCTGGCAGACTGTGTCGAGGAGATgcagagagaagagaggataAGGAAGATGAGGGATCAATGGAGGAAGCAGGTCAAGAAGACTACGAGTAGCCCGGCTGGTAAGGCTGTGCTGGGGTAG
- a CDS encoding hypothetical protein (EggNog:ENOG503P8X8; COG:S): MSSSPEPQQQQKSQKQIDAEFTSYYLQRATQEFGEALDAIRSADDFKPDSSIAVLISALQQGTGMFSEEDRRAVICSEGAARSSK; this comes from the coding sequence atgtcttcttcaccagaaccccagcagcagcaaaaatCCCAAAAGCAAATCGACGCCGAGTTCACATCCTACTACCTCCAGCGCGCGACTCAAGAATTCGGGGAGGCCCTTGACGCGATCCGCTCAGCCGATGACTTCAAGCCTGACTCTTCGATCGCCGTGTTGATCAGCGCGCTGCAGCAGGGGACTGGGATGTTTAGTGAGGAGGACAGGAGGGCTGTTATCTGCTCGGAGGGCGCGGCGAGGTCGTCGAAGTAG